A section of the Clostridium felsineum DSM 794 genome encodes:
- a CDS encoding methyl-accepting chemotaxis protein: protein MHKNIQGNIRNRSLRVKLITILAGIIIPMTFLSIGTFAIMKNLMNRLDTMIEVTVKSNEIFSLVDTSTSEVNNVVLNKDDKSNNAALKTLRTVKNNINFIKENTTSLNSMKSVDVIERIMSTYEENLNKLIEANKSGNAEQAMKSFKVISLTLNSSNDSIQDLVTNQLTDQRTEKIALLKTASVIGIVIILLIISISILSFTVATYLINTIVSTIKKLVNYATSIAENDLALADIDIKSSDELGVLAEAFNKMKGNLRHLINRINNESSNVTDAAYNLQTNTEQSSKALEQIAVSVQELSEGALIQADQAEKTVSVVNDLFKANKRISENAYKVLSTSDAATNAAVLGNEKLKKVIEQIKIVESKIVPVQSIAELLNQRSNEIKTVVDTITEIASQTNLLALNSAIEAARAGENGKGFAVVADEVKKLAEDSQNATVEITNMLLEIQEKSNTLSKNMISGVQEIKESTSIAETAKQAFNDILNTSSDVDKQMKEISMEIEGIVKEISNVERMSLDIEKIAKSSSESNHDVAAAVEEQTASVEEIFSTTTVLSKMSNELKTLINEFKV, encoded by the coding sequence ATGCATAAAAATATTCAGGGCAATATACGTAATCGAAGCTTAAGAGTAAAGCTAATTACTATTCTTGCAGGTATTATTATTCCTATGACCTTTCTCAGTATAGGAACCTTTGCAATCATGAAAAATTTAATGAACAGATTAGATACCATGATTGAAGTAACCGTAAAATCCAATGAGATTTTTTCATTAGTTGATACTTCAACCAGTGAAGTTAATAACGTTGTATTGAATAAAGATGATAAGTCCAACAATGCCGCCTTAAAAACTTTAAGGACTGTAAAAAACAACATTAACTTCATTAAAGAAAATACTACAAGCCTAAATAGTATGAAATCAGTAGATGTTATTGAAAGAATTATGTCTACTTACGAAGAAAATCTCAATAAATTAATTGAGGCTAATAAATCCGGAAATGCAGAACAAGCTATGAAAAGCTTTAAAGTAATTTCTTTAACTTTAAACTCCTCAAATGATAGTATACAGGATTTAGTTACAAATCAACTTACAGATCAAAGAACCGAAAAAATAGCTCTACTTAAAACTGCAAGCGTTATTGGTATCGTAATTATACTTCTTATAATATCAATAAGTATATTAAGCTTTACTGTAGCCACTTACTTAATAAATACCATAGTTAGCACTATTAAAAAATTAGTTAATTATGCAACCTCTATAGCCGAAAATGATCTAGCATTAGCTGATATAGATATAAAATCTTCTGACGAATTAGGTGTACTTGCAGAGGCTTTTAATAAGATGAAAGGTAATCTTAGACATTTAATAAACAGAATTAATAATGAGAGCAGTAACGTAACAGATGCTGCATATAATCTTCAAACAAATACAGAGCAAAGTTCAAAAGCACTTGAACAAATTGCAGTATCAGTTCAAGAATTGTCTGAAGGAGCATTAATCCAAGCAGATCAAGCTGAGAAAACCGTTTCTGTAGTAAATGATCTATTTAAGGCTAATAAAAGAATTAGTGAAAATGCCTATAAAGTTTTAAGTACTTCTGATGCCGCAACAAATGCAGCTGTACTCGGAAATGAAAAATTAAAGAAGGTAATCGAACAAATAAAAATTGTAGAAAGTAAAATAGTCCCTGTGCAATCTATTGCAGAACTTTTAAATCAACGATCTAATGAAATCAAGACAGTAGTTGATACCATCACAGAAATAGCCTCACAAACTAATTTATTAGCTTTAAACTCTGCTATTGAAGCAGCTCGTGCTGGAGAAAATGGTAAAGGCTTTGCAGTTGTAGCTGATGAAGTTAAGAAACTGGCTGAAGATTCACAAAATGCTACTGTAGAAATAACAAATATGTTACTAGAAATACAAGAAAAATCAAATACATTATCAAAAAATATGATCTCTGGTGTACAAGAAATAAAAGAAAGTACTTCAATCGCAGAAACTGCAAAACAAGCATTTAATGATATACTAAACACTAGCAGTGATGTGGACAAACAAATGAAGGAAATATCAATGGAAATCGAAGGTATTGTAAAGGAAATTTCTAATGTAGAAAGAATGAGCCTTGATATAGAAAAAATTGCCAAAAGTTCTTCTGAATCAAATCATGATGTTGCTGCTGCTGTAGAAGAACAAACTGCTAGTGTTGAGGAAATTTTCTCTACTACCACTGTTTTATCCAAAATGTCTAATGAATTAAAAACTTTGATAAATGAGTTTAAAGTTTAG
- a CDS encoding MFS transporter yields the protein MNNSEEKKSSWLPTVAASMANYIDAGSIVAGAAGLSFWTAYLHMTDLQLGALSAFSSNAISAAIGALIGGKLCDKYGRKFIYNCSMIFYMIGVALIVFAHSFPAFFIGYVIIGLSVGFDIPASWTTIAEGAPAKNRAKHCGSAQLAWSAGPVIVYVLSVVLDRYGLLGSRIVFAHLFFVALFTWILRRRVPESASWKAEREREKELRAKGQVVEKAKLKNLFVKINLRTLLFLVGVYLFWNLAAGTMGFFMPLIYQTVGNVSSKTANLLQAALFALTAGGTYFIFMKLGDKVSRRGIYAVSSIMAIIAWSIFILPQSSMKPFMLVIFVVVYGFSCGFGQQPFYQLWSSELFPTKYRGSAQGVMFFIVRVALGIWSFVIPTIMSKFGFQLAAVCMVGFLIISAAIGVIFAPNTQGRSLEEIEKERYGNAV from the coding sequence ATGAATAATAGTGAAGAAAAAAAATCATCTTGGTTACCGACGGTTGCAGCATCCATGGCAAACTATATTGATGCAGGTTCTATTGTTGCTGGTGCAGCAGGTTTATCATTTTGGACAGCGTATCTTCATATGACTGATTTACAGCTGGGAGCCTTGAGTGCTTTTAGTTCAAATGCTATTTCAGCTGCTATTGGTGCATTAATAGGTGGTAAGCTGTGCGATAAATATGGACGTAAGTTTATATATAATTGTTCTATGATATTTTATATGATAGGCGTAGCGCTAATTGTCTTTGCACATAGTTTTCCAGCCTTTTTCATTGGATATGTAATCATAGGTTTATCGGTTGGTTTTGATATTCCAGCATCTTGGACAACCATTGCAGAAGGTGCGCCAGCTAAAAATAGAGCTAAGCATTGTGGATCAGCACAGCTTGCATGGTCAGCAGGTCCAGTTATAGTGTATGTACTTTCAGTTGTACTTGATAGATATGGACTTCTTGGCAGTCGTATAGTTTTCGCACATTTATTTTTCGTGGCATTATTTACTTGGATATTAAGAAGAAGAGTTCCAGAATCAGCATCTTGGAAGGCTGAAAGAGAAAGAGAAAAGGAACTCAGAGCAAAAGGACAAGTAGTAGAAAAGGCTAAATTAAAAAATTTATTTGTGAAAATAAATTTAAGAACATTATTATTTCTAGTGGGAGTTTATTTATTTTGGAATTTAGCAGCAGGAACAATGGGCTTCTTTATGCCATTAATATATCAAACAGTTGGAAATGTATCCTCTAAAACAGCCAATTTGCTTCAAGCAGCTTTATTTGCACTTACAGCAGGTGGAACATACTTTATTTTTATGAAGTTGGGAGATAAAGTAAGCCGTAGAGGTATTTATGCAGTATCCTCTATAATGGCAATAATAGCATGGTCAATATTTATTTTACCTCAGTCCAGTATGAAACCCTTTATGCTTGTTATATTTGTTGTTGTATATGGATTTTCTTGTGGATTTGGTCAACAGCCATTTTATCAATTATGGTCCAGTGAGCTTTTCCCAACAAAATATAGAGGTAGTGCTCAAGGGGTGATGTTCTTTATTGTTCGTGTAGCACTCGGAATATGGAGCTTTGTAATTCCAACAATTATGAGTAAATTTGGCTTTCAATTAGCAGCAGTATGTATGGTAGGTTTTCTTATAATTAGTGCAGCTATTGGAGTTATATTTGCACCAAATACTCAAGGTAGGTCACTTGAGGAAATTGAGAAAGAACGTTATGGTAATGCAGTTTAA
- the rhaM gene encoding L-rhamnose mutarotase gives MIRKGTVMKLFNGFEKEYELRHSKIWPEMVQMLHKYGAKNYSIFLDKESNNLFAYVEIENEERWNKTGETEICKKWWKYMKDIMETNKDNSPVSIELREVFHLD, from the coding sequence ATGATTCGAAAAGGAACTGTAATGAAACTATTTAATGGATTTGAGAAAGAATATGAGCTGCGTCACAGTAAAATATGGCCTGAAATGGTACAAATGTTACATAAGTATGGTGCGAAAAATTATTCTATATTCTTAGATAAAGAAAGTAATAATTTATTTGCATATGTAGAAATAGAAAATGAAGAAAGATGGAATAAAACAGGTGAAACGGAAATTTGTAAAAAATGGTGGAAATATATGAAAGATATTATGGAAACCAATAAGGATAATAGTCCTGTGTCAATTGAATTGAGAGAAGTGTTTCATTTAGATTAA
- a CDS encoding AraC family transcriptional regulator, whose protein sequence is MKKSIHDKLLEITEEERKILDEKVFKVDKSIYTNENKFIIDSNMLLPKGELIDIRKHTRFIDFPEHNHNYIEVSYVYQGELRESIDGKSITLKRGEIIFLNQFITHRIEAAKEEDIIINFIIKPEFFDYVLTFLDNENVISKFLVTTLYKEYNKGEYLYFKVADQEEIQKLLEKIIIELYSPSVMSKSAIKLMVGLLLIELMRNSQYMDSYSSNNYEKKIMIDIFKYIEENYKDAVLSDICEKFKQPHYKLSRLIKRYTGMTFKELLQEKRLTKAVEFLEFSNYSILDIIDAIGYENPTYFYKIFEQKYGVTPKKYRDEM, encoded by the coding sequence ATGAAAAAGAGTATACATGATAAACTTTTAGAGATAACAGAGGAAGAAAGAAAAATTTTAGATGAGAAAGTTTTTAAAGTAGATAAGAGTATTTATACAAATGAGAATAAGTTTATCATTGATAGTAATATGCTTCTTCCTAAAGGCGAATTAATTGATATTAGAAAGCATACTAGATTTATTGATTTTCCAGAACATAATCATAATTACATAGAAGTTAGCTATGTGTATCAGGGAGAACTAAGAGAAAGCATAGATGGAAAAAGTATTACTCTTAAAAGGGGAGAAATTATTTTTTTAAATCAATTTATAACCCATAGAATTGAGGCGGCAAAAGAAGAGGATATAATAATCAATTTTATAATTAAACCTGAGTTTTTTGATTATGTATTAACTTTTTTAGATAATGAAAATGTAATAAGTAAGTTTTTGGTTACAACCTTATATAAAGAATATAACAAGGGGGAATACCTGTATTTTAAAGTAGCAGATCAAGAAGAAATTCAAAAGCTTTTAGAAAAAATCATAATAGAATTGTATTCACCATCGGTTATGAGTAAATCGGCTATAAAGCTTATGGTTGGTCTACTTTTAATTGAACTTATGCGAAATTCTCAATATATGGATAGCTATTCTTCCAATAATTATGAAAAAAAGATTATGATAGATATTTTTAAATATATAGAAGAAAATTATAAGGACGCTGTATTGAGTGATATTTGTGAAAAGTTTAAACAGCCTCATTACAAATTAAGTAGACTAATAAAAAGATATACAGGCATGACCTTTAAAGAACTTTTACAGGAAAAAAGATTAACTAAAGCTGTAGAATTTCTTGAATTCAGTAATTATTCAATATTGGATATTATTGATGCCATAGGATATGAAAATCCAACATATTTCTATAAAATATTTGAACAAAAATATGGAGTTACTCCTAAAAAATATAGGGATGAAATGTGA